A stretch of the Halobacteriovorax sp. DA5 genome encodes the following:
- a CDS encoding outer membrane protein assembly factor: protein MSKFNILKKFLILMLGTYLLCTPTSFGQDTTTELQLKIEQLLIHNDLGEDVAEKLIFGINDIESREGENLDIEKITNDLEKLKEENDDLYENVELEVLPLNEASVSIKFEMQKKRLIKRVIIRVFDNQNLENDIESDLRSKLSLRRGAFFKSKQMLEDLNTISEFYKSKGHALTKVAKKLKLDKEDEISIFFDIYLNSEQIKINDINFDGNNTFTSRQLRELISSKESHLFSKNLFIESTFLEDVERVKRHYMEQGFINIEVTPSFKIEKTKANLLFTIKENDQLKLDQLSISGNEVFSNEEILKTLNIKLPSVFSIKKQREAIQKLREVYGEKGYVFAHITMNYDQNKRSASLNIEEGVVQKIIKMEIIGNTKTTPETIYELISIYNGEIVNTNKINESILALYKSGFFRDVKIDYTPMTKSAGKIIIQVQEESTQTIQFSLGSVYGGAGFGVSLSDGNLFGTGSSLALTTMISKEINRIGLVYNDQHLFGSNISLNIAANHDTERSFHYNENKSAIRILFEKQLTKNIKVGLGTRLEYISVNSLSQQYASDINLSDTKDVVSGLIGSFAYRFEDANDKGLKTNGTISIHLLPSFNKQDLFFKSIVNAQTSRELYRNQDGGAHRISGRITLGYASEQTPFYERLQGGGNGTIRGFEYGSISKDGQLGSNSMISANLTYSMPIYKDVFSGVLFLDAFTPGDSSLAMDDFRLVGGLGLRAKMDAGFVSETFEAGLTIPLLSKDGDITKPFYFIIGEYDPAYNL from the coding sequence ATGAGCAAATTCAATATTTTGAAGAAATTTCTTATCCTGATGCTAGGTACTTACCTTTTATGTACTCCTACGAGCTTTGGCCAGGATACGACGACTGAACTTCAACTCAAAATTGAACAGTTATTAATTCACAATGATCTAGGTGAAGATGTCGCAGAGAAACTAATCTTTGGTATAAATGATATTGAGTCTCGTGAAGGCGAAAATCTTGATATCGAAAAAATCACCAATGATTTGGAAAAACTAAAAGAAGAAAATGATGATCTCTATGAAAATGTAGAGCTAGAAGTTCTTCCTCTTAACGAAGCTAGCGTTTCGATAAAATTTGAAATGCAAAAAAAGAGACTCATAAAAAGAGTTATTATTAGAGTATTTGATAATCAAAACCTAGAAAATGATATTGAAAGTGATCTTAGATCAAAGCTTTCACTTCGTCGTGGAGCTTTCTTCAAGTCAAAACAAATGCTTGAAGATTTAAATACAATTAGTGAGTTCTATAAGTCAAAAGGCCATGCACTTACTAAAGTTGCTAAGAAGTTAAAGCTTGATAAGGAAGATGAAATTAGTATCTTCTTCGATATTTATCTTAACTCAGAACAAATTAAAATTAACGATATCAACTTCGACGGTAATAATACTTTTACCTCAAGACAATTAAGAGAGTTGATTTCTTCGAAAGAGTCTCACCTCTTTTCTAAAAACCTATTCATTGAAAGCACATTTCTTGAAGACGTCGAAAGAGTCAAAAGACATTACATGGAGCAAGGCTTCATCAATATTGAAGTTACACCATCATTTAAAATCGAAAAAACAAAGGCAAATCTACTTTTTACTATTAAAGAAAATGATCAACTAAAATTAGATCAATTATCGATTAGTGGTAATGAAGTATTTTCTAACGAAGAAATTTTAAAAACTTTAAATATTAAATTACCATCAGTTTTTTCTATAAAAAAACAGAGAGAAGCTATTCAAAAGCTAAGAGAAGTCTATGGTGAAAAAGGATATGTATTTGCTCATATCACAATGAATTATGATCAAAATAAAAGAAGCGCATCCTTAAATATAGAAGAAGGTGTTGTCCAAAAAATTATAAAGATGGAAATTATCGGTAATACAAAAACAACGCCAGAAACGATTTACGAGCTGATCTCAATTTATAATGGAGAAATCGTCAATACGAACAAAATCAATGAATCAATACTCGCTCTATATAAAAGTGGCTTCTTTAGAGATGTTAAAATTGACTATACCCCGATGACTAAGAGTGCGGGTAAGATCATAATTCAGGTACAGGAAGAGAGTACTCAAACTATCCAATTCTCTCTTGGATCCGTTTATGGAGGTGCAGGCTTTGGTGTTTCATTAAGTGATGGAAACCTATTTGGGACGGGAAGTTCATTGGCCCTAACGACAATGATTTCAAAAGAGATCAATCGTATTGGGCTGGTTTATAATGACCAACATCTTTTCGGTTCAAATATTAGTTTAAATATTGCGGCCAATCACGACACTGAAAGAAGCTTTCATTATAACGAAAATAAATCAGCTATTCGTATTCTCTTTGAGAAACAGTTAACAAAGAATATTAAAGTTGGCCTAGGTACTAGGCTTGAGTATATTTCTGTTAATAGTTTGTCACAACAATATGCTTCTGACATTAATCTATCTGATACTAAAGACGTTGTTAGTGGTCTTATCGGCTCATTTGCATATCGATTTGAAGATGCAAATGATAAGGGATTAAAAACAAACGGTACTATTTCTATTCACCTACTGCCTTCATTTAATAAGCAAGATTTGTTTTTTAAAAGTATTGTAAATGCTCAGACATCCCGTGAACTCTACCGCAATCAAGATGGAGGAGCTCACCGTATTTCGGGAAGAATCACTCTTGGTTATGCCTCCGAACAAACTCCATTTTACGAGCGTCTTCAAGGTGGAGGAAATGGAACAATACGTGGATTTGAATACGGGTCAATTAGTAAGGATGGGCAGCTAGGATCTAATTCAATGATCTCGGCCAACCTTACATATAGTATGCCTATTTATAAAGATGTCTTTAGTGGAGTTCTATTTCTTGATGCATTCACTCCAGGAGATAGCTCATTAGCAATGGATGACTTTAGACTTGTTGGTGGACTAGGCCTAAGGGCAAAAATGGATGCTGGCTTTGTTTCAGAAACATTTGAAGCAGGACTAACGATACCACTTCTAAGTAAAGATGGAGATATAACAAAACCATTCTACTTTATTATCGGGGAATATGACCCTGCTTATAACTTATAA
- a CDS encoding phosphatase PAP2 family protein — MNFNRLPQLITALALLGTVGVKAKNLEVCDRLQKDIKIEEVDFQTALNDAQDLSDSAKHCKAARSYQLALVKDQKLALDQGVDIKLLNELYEGNYLNDYANFSLSLKKLVKNHPSSETIHYQLADLYNQNLPTDIKNMPVGNFVKEDGSANDIVNEAIMVQEDFLRSFPNSMMLTDIQSKLSNSKTKRLEKTLSDFKYEIWLNKKTKDKDIYEYQAALLMQELSSNEDSRIKAQALLELFELYNSHQTKLIDAKERMAQVAFLLSESSNVKDREVRKVLKDLKKAGIAVAAVSESELNQAIQDSSEIKKSLLSDADLKELLKNKKGRDRSIFMPIEFSDSEKSLMLKTLGVVGVMMAFDRPLMDFVQDNKNDTLTTITDFTNNYGEAAGLVPLVGASMAIGLVFKNDQFKRAAVRSVGAVLIGQLATQLLKSLSSRARPREGKGPYHFDRVNFGRNNTSFSSGHSAGAWSVMTVFATEFKDTKIVPIAAYSLAALTSFARVYKNAHWFSDVTLGALIGWISGKLMYKLFDKKQDGPVTFTPVTGDLNGGAVTYKVEGQKDLRAWPIDYYKLVFSPTDNEN; from the coding sequence ATGAATTTTAATCGATTACCTCAACTTATTACTGCCTTGGCCTTACTAGGTACTGTGGGTGTAAAAGCAAAGAATCTCGAAGTTTGTGATCGTCTTCAAAAAGACATCAAGATCGAGGAAGTAGATTTTCAAACAGCTTTAAATGACGCTCAAGATTTATCTGACTCTGCAAAACACTGTAAAGCGGCCAGAAGTTATCAACTGGCACTCGTAAAAGATCAAAAGCTGGCCTTAGATCAAGGTGTTGATATCAAGTTATTAAACGAGCTATATGAAGGGAATTATTTAAATGACTATGCGAACTTTTCTCTTTCATTAAAGAAGCTAGTTAAAAATCATCCTAGCTCTGAGACAATTCATTACCAACTTGCTGACCTCTATAATCAGAACCTACCTACTGATATTAAAAATATGCCTGTTGGTAATTTTGTTAAAGAAGATGGAAGTGCAAATGATATCGTTAATGAAGCCATTATGGTTCAAGAAGACTTTTTGAGAAGCTTTCCAAATTCAATGATGCTAACAGATATCCAAAGTAAACTTAGTAATTCAAAAACAAAGCGCTTAGAGAAAACTCTATCAGACTTTAAATATGAAATTTGGCTTAATAAGAAAACAAAAGATAAAGATATCTATGAATATCAAGCAGCTCTACTCATGCAAGAGCTTTCTTCAAATGAAGACAGTCGTATAAAGGCACAGGCCCTTCTAGAGCTATTTGAATTATACAATAGTCATCAAACTAAGCTAATTGATGCGAAAGAGAGAATGGCACAAGTTGCTTTTCTTCTTAGTGAAAGTAGTAATGTTAAAGATCGTGAAGTTAGAAAAGTTCTAAAGGACCTAAAGAAAGCAGGAATTGCAGTAGCAGCGGTAAGCGAAAGCGAGCTTAATCAAGCGATACAAGATAGTAGTGAGATAAAAAAATCACTTCTTAGCGATGCAGATTTAAAAGAGCTTCTAAAAAATAAAAAAGGGCGTGATCGCTCAATCTTTATGCCAATCGAGTTCTCTGATTCAGAGAAGTCACTTATGCTTAAAACACTTGGTGTTGTAGGTGTTATGATGGCATTTGATCGCCCGCTAATGGATTTCGTACAGGATAATAAGAACGACACTCTGACGACAATTACTGACTTCACAAATAATTATGGTGAAGCGGCCGGACTTGTGCCACTAGTTGGAGCATCAATGGCCATTGGTCTTGTTTTTAAAAACGATCAATTTAAACGTGCAGCAGTAAGAAGTGTTGGCGCAGTGTTAATTGGGCAATTGGCCACTCAACTACTTAAGTCATTGAGTTCACGTGCAAGACCTCGTGAGGGGAAAGGCCCATATCACTTTGATCGAGTGAACTTTGGTCGAAATAATACGTCTTTCTCTTCAGGTCACTCTGCAGGTGCTTGGTCAGTTATGACAGTTTTCGCCACAGAATTTAAAGACACTAAAATCGTTCCAATAGCAGCTTATTCATTAGCAGCACTAACAAGTTTTGCTCGCGTGTATAAGAATGCTCATTGGTTCTCAGATGTTACTCTAGGGGCGCTTATTGGATGGATTTCCGGTAAGTTAATGTACAAATTATTTGATAAAAAACAAGACGGCCCAGTAACATTTACTCCAGTAACTGGTGACCTAAACGGTGGTGCTGTAACATACAAGGTAGAAGGTCAAAAAGATCTTAGGGCCTGGCCAATTGACTACTACAAATTAGTATTCTCACCTACTGATAACGAGAACTAG
- a CDS encoding DUF1456 family protein gives MTNNDILKKLRIALSLKDFEIIEILKLVDFELTKSELSAIFRKDDHPNYKECGDQLLRKFLNGLIIKNRGTREEREAKAQAYKSQAKPVAKAPIKKKAKSDAPYRKKQYTKSSKKTS, from the coding sequence ATGACGAATAATGATATTTTAAAAAAGCTTAGAATCGCATTATCTCTTAAGGATTTTGAAATTATCGAAATCTTAAAGCTAGTTGATTTTGAACTTACAAAATCTGAATTATCTGCAATTTTTAGAAAAGATGACCATCCAAATTATAAAGAATGTGGTGATCAACTTCTTAGAAAATTTCTTAATGGCCTAATCATTAAGAATCGCGGAACACGTGAAGAAAGAGAGGCCAAGGCACAAGCTTATAAGTCACAGGCCAAACCAGTAGCAAAAGCACCAATCAAGAAAAAGGCAAAATCTGATGCTCCATATAGGAAAAAACAATACACTAAAAGTTCTAAAAAAACTTCATAA
- a CDS encoding RNA-binding protein, whose amino-acid sequence MKTVYIGNLNYKITAEQLKGIFSRFGRVQDVNLLTIPGTQKSKGIAFIKMQKEQSAQDAIKGLDGTTLDGRTVKVSIAKDNFEEQKKYKKETKAKVEKEEAQELIIEKKKARRRRGLNELFDHLGKK is encoded by the coding sequence ATGAAAACTGTTTATATCGGTAATCTCAACTACAAGATCACTGCTGAGCAATTAAAAGGTATCTTTTCACGCTTTGGCCGTGTTCAAGACGTGAACCTACTAACAATTCCGGGAACTCAAAAGAGCAAAGGTATTGCATTTATCAAGATGCAAAAAGAGCAAAGCGCACAAGATGCGATCAAGGGCCTTGATGGGACAACTCTAGACGGAAGAACTGTTAAGGTATCGATTGCTAAAGATAATTTTGAAGAGCAGAAGAAGTACAAGAAAGAGACTAAAGCAAAGGTTGAAAAAGAAGAGGCACAAGAGCTAATTATTGAAAAAAAGAAAGCTCGTCGCCGTCGTGGCCTAAATGAATTATTCGATCACCTAGGTAAGAAATAA
- a CDS encoding S1 RNA-binding domain-containing protein, with protein sequence MLHIGKNNTLKVLKKLHNGYTLVDEENIQQVFLPENFAPLKIEVGSKVKAFIYPDTQGELVATTELPLAVVGEYALLDAIEIQEFGAFFDLGTSKDLLVPGNEQKIKVRKYESHIVRICKEEGTGRIFGTTKLGKYIESSDFDINVGDEVDIFIAQESDLGFRVIVNKKFIGMIYKNEIFQRVSCGKYFKAFVKKLREDGLVDVALQEQGIKNLVDSKDIIIDFLERNGGSSFLNDKSSPEDIKNFLNMSKKTFKKTIGMLYKDKKITISDNGIKLNQ encoded by the coding sequence ATGCTCCATATAGGAAAAAACAATACACTAAAAGTTCTAAAAAAACTTCATAATGGATATACGCTAGTAGACGAAGAAAATATCCAGCAGGTATTTCTTCCAGAAAACTTTGCGCCTCTAAAAATTGAAGTGGGCTCAAAAGTTAAGGCCTTTATTTACCCAGATACTCAAGGAGAACTTGTTGCAACAACAGAGCTTCCTCTTGCAGTTGTTGGTGAGTATGCCCTATTAGATGCAATTGAAATCCAAGAATTTGGTGCATTCTTTGACTTGGGAACTTCTAAAGACCTACTTGTTCCAGGTAATGAGCAAAAAATAAAAGTTAGAAAATACGAGTCTCATATTGTTCGAATTTGTAAAGAAGAAGGTACTGGTCGAATCTTTGGGACGACAAAACTTGGAAAGTATATTGAGTCTTCAGACTTCGATATTAATGTTGGAGATGAAGTAGATATTTTTATCGCTCAAGAAAGTGATTTAGGTTTCAGAGTTATCGTAAATAAGAAATTCATTGGAATGATCTATAAAAATGAAATCTTTCAACGTGTCTCTTGCGGAAAATACTTTAAAGCATTCGTTAAAAAGCTACGTGAAGATGGGCTTGTCGATGTTGCTCTACAAGAGCAAGGGATTAAAAACCTTGTCGACTCAAAAGACATTATTATCGACTTTCTAGAAAGAAATGGTGGCTCTAGCTTCTTAAATGATAAAAGTTCTCCGGAAGACATTAAGAACTTTCTAAATATGAGTAAGAAGACGTTTAAGAAAACAATTGGAATGCTCTATAAAGACAAGAAAATTACAATCTCAGATAACGGAATAAAATTAAATCAATAA
- a CDS encoding cold-shock protein: MSTGKVKFYNSAKGFGFITKDDGGDLFFHISSVQGGEPNDGDSVEYELGEGPKGPCAVNVKVVQG, from the coding sequence ATGAGTACAGGTAAAGTTAAATTCTACAATTCAGCGAAAGGTTTTGGATTTATCACAAAAGATGACGGTGGAGATCTTTTCTTCCACATTTCATCAGTTCAAGGTGGAGAGCCAAATGACGGTGATAGCGTAGAATACGAATTAGGTGAAGGTCCTAAAGGTCCATGTGCCGTAAATGTAAAAGTAGTTCAAGGTTAA
- a CDS encoding dicarboxylate/amino acid:cation symporter, with protein MSKVVKNLSFWVLVAGVLGYILGSIFGDPLWATSKNPPDIYQIIVMIKDVFISSLKMMIAPMIFFSLIGGIISIGEITKLKSMGMVTITYYISTTIIAIFIGLTAVFFIHPWKDSGVTIKTKDSIQQQKPAKFIAEGSNSIPLVIKNVFTTALVNPFHALANNNILGIVTAALLLGLSLLIVHHTSSPLYQIVKDLNIVINRVLHWIINLSPIGIFAIVFDFKVKVSGDIFSELLSFALLVFGATMVHGLLVLPSIAWFFGGLNPIKLFKKTARPLLLALSTASSSATLPVTMQTCEEELGVSKGVSGFVFPLGATMNMDGTALFEGIAAIFLANLYGIELSGVAMFSIFFMAMLSSVGAPGMPSGSMSGMQMVLLAAGIPLEAIGILLVIERPLDTFRTAVNVEGDIIGAVVTQRYLDKKLT; from the coding sequence ATGAGTAAAGTAGTCAAAAACTTAAGCTTCTGGGTACTCGTCGCAGGTGTACTTGGATATATTTTAGGATCAATTTTTGGTGATCCACTTTGGGCAACGTCAAAAAACCCTCCAGATATTTATCAAATAATCGTTATGATTAAGGATGTCTTCATCAGTTCACTTAAGATGATGATTGCTCCGATGATTTTCTTCTCACTAATTGGTGGGATAATCAGCATAGGTGAAATCACAAAACTTAAGTCCATGGGAATGGTGACGATCACTTACTATATCTCAACAACAATCATCGCAATCTTTATTGGTCTAACAGCAGTCTTCTTCATTCATCCATGGAAAGACTCTGGAGTAACAATTAAGACTAAGGATTCAATCCAACAGCAAAAGCCTGCTAAGTTCATTGCAGAGGGTTCTAACTCAATACCACTTGTCATTAAGAACGTTTTTACAACTGCACTTGTAAATCCATTCCATGCCCTTGCAAATAATAATATTCTTGGAATTGTTACGGCAGCTCTTCTTCTAGGCTTATCGTTACTAATAGTTCATCACACCTCGAGTCCCCTTTATCAAATCGTTAAGGATCTCAATATAGTCATTAATCGGGTACTCCACTGGATTATCAATCTGAGTCCAATTGGTATTTTTGCTATCGTTTTTGATTTTAAGGTTAAGGTATCGGGAGATATTTTCTCCGAGCTTCTCTCTTTTGCCCTCTTAGTATTTGGGGCAACAATGGTACACGGGCTTCTCGTTCTTCCATCAATTGCATGGTTCTTTGGAGGACTAAACCCAATCAAACTATTTAAGAAAACGGCAAGGCCTCTACTACTTGCCCTTTCGACTGCCTCAAGTTCAGCAACACTTCCTGTAACAATGCAAACTTGTGAAGAAGAACTAGGCGTTTCTAAAGGTGTTAGTGGTTTTGTCTTTCCCCTAGGTGCCACAATGAATATGGATGGGACGGCACTATTTGAAGGGATTGCAGCTATCTTTTTGGCTAACCTTTATGGAATCGAGCTTTCAGGTGTTGCCATGTTCTCTATCTTCTTTATGGCAATGCTCTCTTCAGTAGGAGCACCAGGTATGCCTTCAGGCTCGATGTCAGGGATGCAGATGGTTCTTCTGGCCGCGGGAATTCCACTTGAAGCAATTGGTATTCTTTTAGTAATCGAGAGACCACTTGATACTTTTAGGACGGCCGTAAATGTCGAGGGTGATATTATTGGAGCAGTTGTTACACAAAGATACTTAGATAAGAAATTAACATAA
- a CDS encoding HIT domain-containing protein, with amino-acid sequence MFKLHEVFKKDLIEITDMKLSKLMLLPDQENPWAVLVPKREEIREIHELSWDDQVTLLEEINEVSRFLSDNYHPKKLNIGALGNMVSQLHVHIICRYENDRSWPGAIWGTKATKETHNISDLESTFRAHFEASRLSK; translated from the coding sequence ATGTTTAAACTACATGAAGTTTTTAAAAAAGATTTAATAGAAATTACTGATATGAAACTTTCAAAGCTTATGCTTTTACCTGATCAAGAAAATCCTTGGGCAGTCTTAGTTCCAAAAAGAGAAGAGATTCGTGAAATTCATGAACTCTCGTGGGATGATCAGGTGACGCTTCTTGAGGAAATCAATGAAGTAAGTCGCTTTCTAAGCGATAACTATCACCCTAAAAAGTTAAATATTGGGGCCCTTGGAAATATGGTCTCTCAGCTTCACGTCCATATAATCTGTCGTTATGAAAATGATCGTTCTTGGCCTGGAGCAATATGGGGAACGAAGGCAACTAAAGAAACCCATAATATCAGTGACTTAGAAAGTACATTTCGAGCACATTTTGAAGCGTCGCGTCTGTCAAAGTGA
- a CDS encoding YceI family protein: MNKLMVMALAVFTVFATYAEKIDTSKSTVFWQGTKVTGRHFGTVKIKSGDVKLEKGQLVSGKVVVDMNSFTATDLQGEWLDKLNGHLKNEDFFHVSKYPTATLDIKKVEGFTVTADLTILGKTKEVKFLAAQNGKNFVGSLEFNRTDFGLKYGSASFFKSLGDKAIDDKVSLAFDVVVK, from the coding sequence ATGAATAAACTTATGGTTATGGCCCTTGCGGTATTTACTGTATTTGCAACTTATGCTGAAAAAATTGATACTTCAAAATCTACTGTTTTCTGGCAAGGTACTAAAGTAACTGGTCGTCACTTCGGTACAGTTAAAATTAAATCAGGTGATGTTAAGCTTGAAAAAGGTCAACTAGTATCAGGAAAAGTTGTTGTAGATATGAACTCTTTTACTGCGACAGACCTTCAAGGTGAGTGGTTAGATAAGTTAAATGGTCACCTTAAAAATGAAGACTTCTTTCATGTTTCAAAGTACCCAACAGCTACTCTAGATATTAAAAAAGTTGAAGGTTTTACAGTAACTGCTGACCTTACAATTTTAGGAAAGACAAAAGAAGTTAAGTTTCTAGCGGCACAAAATGGTAAGAATTTTGTTGGTTCACTAGAGTTTAATCGTACAGACTTTGGTCTTAAGTATGGTTCTGCTTCTTTCTTCAAAAGCCTTGGTGACAAAGCGATTGATGATAAAGTTAGTTTAGCATTTGATGTTGTTGTAAAATAA
- a CDS encoding LysR family transcriptional regulator, whose protein sequence is MIWITIEQIKCLQALEKAGSFTKAASELAKAKSAVIYSINNLEEQVGFELVDRSSYRPQITTKGQEFLIEASKLTKQYDELIHKTQQISSNVETRLSISVSGIYGLEKLYPIIKKAMARYPSTEIILEREILSGEKMLLNDRVDLAIFEDLSSIKNFDYKIIGKVDMYLVVAKDHPFLDLPKNQQNFKGLAQFPQIIQRSTIPDDTTNIGVIEDSLKWRVTDTPSKKEIILNGFGWGRLPYPLIEKDLKAGRLVHLKHLESKVPVTFCLGHKKEHHLGEVAQYIWDSF, encoded by the coding sequence ATGATTTGGATAACAATTGAACAAATTAAATGCCTACAGGCGTTAGAAAAGGCCGGAAGCTTTACTAAAGCAGCCTCAGAGCTAGCTAAGGCAAAGTCTGCGGTAATTTACTCAATTAACAATCTTGAGGAACAAGTAGGCTTCGAACTCGTCGATCGCTCATCTTATAGGCCACAGATAACAACAAAAGGTCAGGAATTTCTAATCGAGGCCTCAAAGCTTACAAAGCAATATGATGAATTGATTCACAAGACTCAGCAAATTTCATCAAATGTTGAAACCAGATTATCCATTTCAGTGTCTGGAATTTATGGCCTTGAAAAACTATATCCAATTATCAAGAAGGCCATGGCCCGTTACCCATCCACAGAAATTATTCTTGAGCGTGAAATCCTAAGTGGAGAAAAAATGCTATTGAACGATAGAGTCGATTTAGCAATTTTTGAAGACCTCTCAAGTATCAAGAATTTTGACTATAAAATTATTGGTAAAGTGGATATGTATCTTGTGGTTGCAAAGGATCATCCTTTTCTTGATCTACCTAAAAACCAACAAAACTTTAAAGGCCTGGCACAATTTCCACAAATAATTCAACGAAGTACAATTCCAGATGACACAACAAATATTGGCGTGATTGAGGACTCTCTAAAGTGGAGGGTTACAGATACGCCGTCGAAAAAAGAGATTATTCTAAATGGCTTTGGTTGGGGAAGACTTCCCTATCCACTAATTGAGAAAGATCTAAAGGCCGGGCGACTAGTACACTTGAAGCATCTTGAGAGTAAAGTCCCAGTCACCTTTTGCTTAGGACACAAAAAAGAGCACCATTTAGGAGAAGTGGCCCAATATATCTGGGATTCCTTCTAA
- a CDS encoding DNA-3-methyladenine glycosylase I has translation MKERCPWLKLSNKQYVDYHDKEWGRPVHDDRTLFEFLILEGAQAGLSWETVLTKREHYRKVFHNFDVKKVSKITPAKIEKLLLDPGIIRNRLKVESTVSNAKYFIEVQKEFGSFDKYIWSFTNGKTIYNSFSGLKDYPSKTELSDAISKDLKKRGFRFVGSTIIYAFLQACGIVQDHSQNCYLHGKKLKKLVK, from the coding sequence ATGAAAGAAAGATGCCCGTGGTTAAAATTATCAAATAAACAATATGTCGATTATCATGATAAAGAGTGGGGAAGACCTGTTCACGATGATCGAACTCTCTTCGAATTCCTTATTCTAGAAGGTGCACAGGCGGGCCTTAGTTGGGAAACTGTATTAACTAAAAGAGAGCATTATCGTAAGGTTTTCCATAATTTTGATGTGAAGAAAGTTTCAAAAATCACACCGGCAAAGATTGAAAAACTCTTACTCGATCCGGGGATTATTAGAAATCGCCTAAAAGTTGAGTCAACAGTTTCAAATGCTAAGTACTTTATCGAAGTTCAAAAGGAGTTTGGAAGCTTTGATAAGTATATTTGGTCTTTTACAAATGGAAAGACTATCTATAATAGCTTTTCTGGCCTTAAAGATTATCCCTCAAAAACAGAGTTAAGTGACGCCATATCAAAAGATTTAAAAAAGAGGGGATTTCGCTTTGTTGGAAGCACTATCATATATGCTTTCTTACAGGCATGTGGAATTGTCCAAGACCATAGTCAAAATTGTTACTTGCACGGAAAGAAACTTAAAAAACTTGTTAAATGA